ACGAGGCGAGCCCGGTCGAGCTCGCTTAGCACGCCTCATGACCGCACCATTGTGCGTCCCGGCGGCTCATCATAGGGTGCCGGGTGCGGCGCCAGGCGTGCCGGTAGCAAAGGCTGGGGCGGCATGACGCGTATATTGGTCTTGACCCTGTTGCTTGGCAGTGCACTGCCGCTCGGCGGCTGTGTCGCCGCCATGGCGACGAGCGCGGTCGGCGCGGCGGTCCGCGGCGCACAAGGCGAACCGCAGAACAATGAACAATTTGCGCCGACGGCAAGACAGGCCTGCGGTATGCAGGCGTCACAATATGGCACCGTGCATATCATCGACGTCCAGCAGGCCAGCCCGAGCAAAATCATCGTCTGGGGGACGGCGGACGATGGCAAGCAGCGGCGTTCGTTCGAGTGCCGCTACGGAACGAAAATCACCGGTTTCAAGCTGCGTGAGATCAAGCCGTCGCGCTGAACGGCTGGGGCGATCGCTATTCGGCTTCGTGATTATCCCCTTCAGCCAAATATCGTCATGCTGACGGCGGTGCTTGTCTCAACGGTATAGCCGCCGAACTAGGCCCGGGTGACGGCCAACGCAGTGATCAGATCACAGAACTGAATATCGATCAGTTCCTCGATAAATCCATTCGAACGGCGCCGCGTCCCTGGTTCGTGGAAGGATATTCGCTCAAGCGAATCTGGCATGCGACCAGCCGCACGCGCACCGCTTTCTCCTGTTCGATGCATGCGTTAAGACGGGCGCGGCAGGTTGCGCGTTGCCATGAATGTGACACTTTCTATGTCGCGCGAGTCGCGTTAACCTTCATTCATGGTAAAGCCGCTTTTCATCACGACCTGTACGATTCATAACGCTTCCGAACCGGGCATCTGCGCGGCAGGAAAAAGGGCATACAGGCGGTGACTGCGCCATTTCGCTTCCCACGTTTTTTTGTGACCAGCCCGTCGCCTTGCCCCTATTTGCCCGGGCGCCAGGAGCGCAAGGTGTTTACCGAACTCAACGGCCCACACGCCGGCGAGCTCAACGACGCGCTCGGCCGGATCGGTTTCCGCCGCAGCCAGTCGGTCGCCTATCGCCCGAGCTGCGCCAGTTGCACTGCCTGCGTTTCGGTCCGCGTCGTCGCCCATGAATTCGAACCCAATGCGACGCAGCGCAAGCTGATCCGGCGGCACAGCGATATCGAAGTCACCGCCTGCCGTCCCTGGGCGACCGACGAACAGTTCCAGCTGCTCCGCCGCTACCTCGCCACACGCCACCCAGGCGGCGGCATGGCAGGCATGGATGAGGGTGATTATGCCGACATGGTCGAGCATTCGCCGGTCAACAGCTTCATCGTCGAATATCGCGAACCGGCGAAGAATGGTCGTCAAGGCAAGCTGATCGGCGCATGCCTGACCGACCAGCAGGCCGATGGCCTGTCGATGATCTACAGCTTCTTCGATGCCGATCTCGCCGATCGCCCCGGTCTCGGCA
This portion of the Sphingomonas sp. So64.6b genome encodes:
- a CDS encoding arginyltransferase — its product is MTAPFRFPRFFVTSPSPCPYLPGRQERKVFTELNGPHAGELNDALGRIGFRRSQSVAYRPSCASCTACVSVRVVAHEFEPNATQRKLIRRHSDIEVTACRPWATDEQFQLLRRYLATRHPGGGMAGMDEGDYADMVEHSPVNSFIVEYREPAKNGRQGKLIGACLTDQQADGLSMIYSFFDADLADRPGLGNFIIIDHILRARSAALPYVYLGYWVKGSARMEYKTRYRPLEVLGPSGWTMLVDEPVAVSAMTQAALEGELA